A genome region from Christensenella minuta includes the following:
- a CDS encoding family 1 encapsulin nanocompartment shell protein, with protein sequence MDYLSRESAPFDEALWDKIDGAVVESARRNLVGRRFLTVFGPLGAGAQSITVDSKKKEEVFEDGIVRTEGRQYAEIPQVYDDFILLWRDIEASGKEGYPVDVSSAMTAAESVARREDKLIFFGSQTLGLTGLINAPHANKIKRGDWAAGENAFADIAKGLTMLNDKGFIGRYALVLSPDLYLDLQRIQPGTGLMEIDRVSTMVEGRVFRAPVLGIKKAVLVCCEPQYMDLVIGQDIQTAYLELVDLNHHMRVLETALPRLKEQEAVVVFE encoded by the coding sequence ATGGATTATTTATCGAGGGAAAGCGCGCCTTTTGACGAGGCGCTTTGGGATAAGATAGACGGTGCGGTCGTTGAGTCTGCGCGCAGGAACCTGGTGGGCCGCCGCTTTTTGACCGTGTTCGGGCCGCTTGGCGCGGGTGCGCAGAGCATCACGGTCGACAGCAAAAAGAAAGAAGAAGTATTTGAGGATGGGATCGTCCGGACGGAAGGCAGGCAATACGCGGAAATCCCGCAGGTCTATGACGATTTTATCCTTTTGTGGAGGGACATCGAGGCGAGCGGCAAGGAAGGCTATCCAGTGGACGTCTCCTCTGCCATGACGGCGGCGGAATCCGTGGCCCGCAGGGAAGACAAACTGATCTTCTTCGGCAGCCAGACGCTTGGGCTGACGGGCCTCATCAACGCGCCGCACGCCAATAAGATCAAACGCGGGGACTGGGCGGCCGGCGAGAATGCGTTTGCGGATATCGCAAAAGGCCTCACCATGCTGAACGACAAGGGTTTTATCGGGCGTTATGCATTGGTGCTGAGTCCGGACCTCTACCTTGACCTCCAGCGGATTCAGCCGGGTACAGGCCTGATGGAGATTGACCGTGTTTCCACGATGGTGGAAGGCAGGGTGTTCCGCGCACCGGTCCTCGGGATCAAGAAGGCGGTGCTCGTATGCTGCGAACCGCAGTATATGGACCTTGTGATCGGACAGGATATACAGACGGCATATCTTGAGCTTGTGGATCTTAATCACCATATGCGCGTACTGGAGACGGCGCTTCCGCGCCTGAAAGAGCAGGAAGCGGTCGTGGTGTTTGAATAA
- a CDS encoding demethoxyubiquinone hydroxylase family protein, producing MPSFGNPFAGNVERKITKGELIQAVRLDIAGELEAIYLYDAHVMATDDIVAKTVLADIRDEEKAHIGELMTLLQHLDPDEAEHFASGVEEVKEMMEKLGTPDEAAVKATVGSLLDR from the coding sequence ATGCCAAGTTTTGGAAACCCGTTTGCGGGGAATGTAGAAAGAAAAATTACCAAGGGAGAGCTCATACAGGCGGTACGCCTTGATATCGCGGGAGAACTGGAAGCCATCTACCTCTACGATGCCCATGTCATGGCGACAGACGATATCGTTGCGAAAACGGTGCTCGCGGATATTCGCGATGAGGAAAAGGCGCACATTGGGGAACTGATGACGCTTCTGCAGCACCTTGACCCGGACGAAGCGGAGCATTTTGCTTCCGGCGTAGAGGAAGTCAAGGAAATGATGGAAAAATTGGGCACCCCGGACGAAGCGGCGGTCAAGGCTACTGTGGGCAGCCTTCTTGACAGGTAA
- a CDS encoding UDP-N-acetylmuramoyl-tripeptide--D-alanyl-D-alanine ligase, translating into MKEFLLSQAVGAVHGTYHGDGAALLKRVRGVVIDNRKVEPDFLFVPIKGERFDGHDFIPSAYEAGALACITERELQTERPYILVKDSLSAFQSLAEFYKGLFDVKTIGITGSVGKTTTKELISSVLSQKYGVLKSEGNLNNQTGVPLTVFRLEDHHDVAVVEMGTNHFGEIRNLAKIARPDFCFLTNIGEAHIEHLGSKEGILKAKSEMLEYIKPDGRVFVNGDDPYLRTLKEARTDVTAFGKDPQNDIYAEKIKSKGLDGTDFVIHTPDTEFPAHVPSPGGHMVYNALAAAAAGLALGMGPDEIALGLAAYKTIAGRMCIETRNGITVLNDVYNANPGSMRAALDVLAYAEGGRVCVLGDMLELGEKAEQYHRELGAYAARRADRVLCVGTLAKHIYTGAKEAGAEAFCFGTQDELLAKIRGLVREGDAVLVKASRGMRLEKTVEFLLK; encoded by the coding sequence ATGAAAGAATTTTTACTGAGCCAGGCTGTAGGGGCGGTGCATGGAACCTACCACGGAGACGGCGCCGCGCTTTTGAAGCGGGTGCGCGGCGTTGTGATCGACAACCGCAAGGTGGAGCCGGACTTTTTGTTTGTCCCCATCAAGGGAGAACGGTTCGACGGGCATGATTTTATCCCGTCCGCCTATGAAGCGGGCGCGCTTGCCTGCATTACGGAACGGGAACTTCAAACGGAACGGCCGTATATCCTCGTGAAGGATTCCTTGTCGGCTTTCCAAAGCCTTGCGGAGTTCTATAAAGGACTGTTTGACGTCAAAACCATCGGAATTACGGGCAGCGTGGGCAAAACGACGACGAAGGAACTCATTTCATCCGTACTTTCGCAGAAATACGGCGTGCTGAAATCGGAAGGGAACCTGAACAACCAAACGGGCGTTCCCCTGACGGTATTTCGCCTGGAAGACCATCACGATGTCGCCGTGGTGGAAATGGGTACCAACCATTTCGGTGAGATACGCAATCTTGCCAAAATCGCGCGGCCTGATTTCTGTTTCCTGACCAACATCGGGGAAGCGCATATCGAGCATCTCGGTTCAAAAGAAGGGATATTGAAAGCGAAATCCGAAATGTTGGAATACATAAAGCCGGACGGGCGTGTGTTTGTGAATGGCGACGATCCGTACCTGCGGACGCTTAAAGAGGCGCGGACGGATGTGACTGCCTTCGGCAAAGACCCGCAAAATGATATTTATGCCGAAAAGATCAAAAGCAAGGGCCTTGACGGCACGGATTTTGTGATTCATACGCCGGATACGGAATTCCCGGCACACGTTCCTTCGCCGGGCGGGCACATGGTGTATAATGCGCTTGCGGCGGCGGCAGCGGGGCTTGCGCTCGGCATGGGGCCGGACGAGATCGCGCTTGGCCTCGCGGCATATAAAACGATTGCGGGGCGCATGTGTATCGAAACCAGGAACGGGATTACCGTTTTAAACGACGTGTATAACGCGAATCCGGGATCCATGCGTGCGGCCCTTGACGTTCTCGCCTATGCGGAAGGCGGCAGGGTGTGTGTCCTCGGAGACATGCTGGAGCTTGGCGAAAAGGCGGAGCAATATCACCGCGAACTTGGCGCCTATGCGGCGCGGAGGGCCGACCGCGTGCTGTGTGTGGGAACACTCGCCAAACATATTTACACCGGCGCAAAAGAGGCGGGTGCGGAAGCGTTCTGTTTCGGAACGCAGGACGAACTGCTTGCAAAAATACGGGGGCTGGTACGCGAAGGCGACGCCGTGCTGGTCAAAGCCTCGCGCGGAATGCGGCTCGAAAAGACGGTTGAGTTTTTATTAAAATAG
- a CDS encoding D-alanine--D-alanine ligase family protein has product MMNIVVLAGGMSSEREVSLSSGTMVTNALRRAGHRAVLVDSFLGLDIPGEVMDVFNVEGEMEAVRVEEQAPDLEKVKAARGDSGFGTVGENVIEVCRAADIVYMGLHGEDGENGRMQAFFDVLGIKYTGAGYLGSALAMHKGISKQMVAGILKTAQSKVFRKGGDMDGIEEIGFPCIVKPCCGGSSIGIAKAGDQRELERALADAFRCEDEIMVEQFITGREFSVGVLGGVALPPIEIIPRGGFYDYAHKYQAGWTEEVCPAAIDGKTEQAMQDMAREACRLLRLEVYARGEFILTEDGELYFLEMNTLPGMTPTSLLPQEAAAAGLSYEQLCERIIELSLEKYR; this is encoded by the coding sequence ATGATGAATATTGTTGTTTTGGCAGGCGGGATGAGCTCGGAGCGCGAAGTGTCCCTTTCCTCGGGAACGATGGTAACCAACGCGTTGCGGCGGGCGGGGCACCGCGCTGTGCTGGTGGATTCCTTTCTTGGCCTCGATATCCCCGGGGAAGTGATGGATGTGTTCAACGTGGAGGGCGAGATGGAAGCCGTCCGCGTGGAAGAACAGGCGCCGGACCTTGAAAAGGTAAAAGCCGCCCGTGGAGACAGCGGTTTTGGAACGGTCGGCGAAAACGTGATCGAGGTATGCCGCGCTGCGGACATCGTTTATATGGGCCTGCATGGCGAAGACGGAGAGAACGGACGGATGCAGGCATTTTTTGACGTATTGGGCATCAAATATACGGGTGCGGGTTATCTGGGAAGCGCGCTTGCCATGCACAAGGGGATCAGCAAACAGATGGTCGCGGGCATTCTCAAAACCGCGCAAAGCAAGGTGTTTCGCAAAGGTGGAGATATGGACGGAATCGAAGAGATCGGTTTTCCGTGCATTGTAAAACCGTGCTGCGGCGGGTCGAGTATCGGCATTGCTAAAGCGGGTGACCAACGTGAATTGGAACGGGCGCTTGCGGATGCGTTCCGCTGCGAAGATGAAATCATGGTGGAGCAGTTCATTACAGGCCGCGAATTTTCGGTCGGCGTTTTGGGCGGTGTGGCGCTTCCGCCCATCGAGATCATTCCGCGCGGCGGATTTTACGATTATGCGCATAAATACCAGGCGGGGTGGACGGAAGAAGTATGCCCGGCGGCGATTGACGGAAAAACGGAACAGGCGATGCAGGACATGGCGCGGGAGGCATGCCGCCTTTTGAGGCTTGAGGTTTACGCGCGCGGGGAATTCATTTTGACGGAGGACGGCGAGCTTTATTTCCTTGAAATGAATACGCTTCCCGGCATGACGCCCACCAGCCTGCTGCCTCAGGAGGCGGCCGCCGCCGGGCTCTCCTACGAACAGCTGTGTGAACGCATTATCGAGCTTTCCCTTGAGAAATACAGGTGA
- the tsaA gene encoding tRNA (N6-threonylcarbamoyladenosine(37)-N6)-methyltransferase TrmO: MVRLKKIAHIKSDFPAKFGIPRQSGLVGGAEASVVFEEGYRNPEALRGLEGFSHIWILWGFSASEQDGWSPTVRPPRLGGNVRVGVFASRSPYRPNPIGISPVKLEAIEYNAEAGPILHISGVDMMDGTPVYDIKPYVPTDSHPEAVTGFAAAPNGVRLQVQMDREKLGAIPDGDIAVICALLREDPRPAYHNDPERTYGMEYKDYEIKFTVSGNVLQVTDIRTADRRE, encoded by the coding sequence ATGGTACGATTAAAAAAGATTGCCCATATCAAAAGCGATTTTCCGGCAAAATTCGGGATTCCCCGCCAGAGCGGCCTTGTCGGCGGAGCGGAGGCCTCCGTTGTATTTGAAGAGGGCTACAGGAATCCGGAAGCCCTGCGTGGCCTCGAGGGGTTTTCCCATATCTGGATATTGTGGGGATTTTCCGCATCCGAACAGGATGGATGGTCACCGACGGTGCGTCCTCCGAGGCTTGGCGGCAATGTTCGCGTCGGGGTCTTCGCGTCGCGTTCTCCTTATCGGCCAAATCCCATCGGCATATCGCCGGTGAAGCTGGAAGCCATTGAATACAATGCGGAAGCAGGTCCGATCCTGCATATTTCGGGCGTTGACATGATGGACGGGACGCCCGTCTACGATATCAAACCCTATGTGCCGACCGACAGCCACCCGGAGGCGGTTACGGGCTTCGCGGCGGCTCCAAACGGCGTGCGCCTGCAGGTGCAAATGGACCGGGAAAAGCTGGGCGCAATACCGGACGGGGATATTGCGGTGATTTGCGCCCTGTTGCGCGAGGACCCGCGGCCTGCGTATCATAACGACCCGGAGCGGACCTATGGCATGGAATACAAGGATTATGAAATAAAATTTACCGTTTCGGGAAACGTCCTGCAGGTGACGGACATTCGTACGGCGGATAGGCGGGAGTGA
- a CDS encoding ParA family protein produces MTKVIALANQKGGVGKTTTTVNLGIGLVRHGKKVLLVDADAQGNLTDSLGWHEPDNLHKTLATVMGKIITDEPLQKREGILHHAEGIDLLPANIELSAMEVSLVNTMSRETIMRNYLEEVKKDYDYVLIDCMPSLGMVTVNALTAADSVLIPVQAHYLPAKGMSQLLQTISRVKRNTNPDLRIEGVLLTMVDGRTNLSKDISFILRRDFGDKLKVFKTEIPMAVKVAETSAEGKSIYEYDKSGRAAAAYEALTKEVMRNGKQREKHQAGLSR; encoded by the coding sequence ATGACGAAAGTGATCGCCCTTGCCAATCAAAAGGGCGGCGTGGGCAAAACGACGACAACAGTAAATCTCGGGATCGGGCTTGTACGACACGGGAAAAAAGTACTTCTTGTAGATGCGGACGCACAGGGTAATCTAACGGACAGCCTCGGCTGGCATGAACCGGACAATCTGCATAAAACCCTTGCAACCGTAATGGGAAAAATCATCACGGACGAACCGCTCCAAAAGAGAGAAGGTATCCTACATCACGCTGAAGGCATAGACCTGCTCCCGGCAAATATCGAATTGTCCGCAATGGAAGTATCGCTTGTCAACACGATGAGCCGTGAGACTATCATGCGGAATTATCTGGAGGAAGTCAAGAAGGATTATGATTATGTCCTTATCGACTGTATGCCGTCTCTCGGCATGGTAACGGTCAATGCCCTGACTGCGGCGGACAGCGTATTGATCCCGGTGCAGGCACATTATCTTCCTGCAAAAGGGATGAGCCAGTTATTGCAGACGATCAGCCGTGTAAAACGGAATACGAACCCTGATCTCAGGATAGAGGGCGTCCTGCTTACGATGGTAGACGGACGCACGAACCTTTCAAAAGATATTTCTTTTATCCTGCGGCGGGATTTCGGGGATAAACTCAAAGTATTCAAAACAGAGATACCAATGGCGGTAAAAGTCGCGGAAACGAGTGCAGAGGGAAAGAGTATCTATGAATATGATAAGAGCGGACGCGCGGCGGCAGCATACGAAGCCTTAACGAAGGAGGTAATGAGAAATGGCAAGCAGCGTGAGAAACATCAAGCTGGCCTCAGTCGATGA
- a CDS encoding ParB/RepB/Spo0J family partition protein: MASSVRNIKLASVDDLFSSEADRQDAKHEKVIEIPMEKISENPDNPFQVRNDEEMAKMVESVKEYGILNPALVRPKQDGGYELVAGHRRKFSGLKAGLQTLPCIVRNLTDDEAAIAMVDSNLQRENILPSERAKAYKLKLEAVKRQGARTDLTSPQVAAKFRSDDLVASDAKISGDTLQRYIRLTELIPPLMQMVDDKKIALNPAYELSFLPLPLQENLLEVIEQEESTPSLAQAQRLKKAAQAGKLDRNGIELVLQEERPQDYKLTIAGDKLNKYFPRDYTPKQKEEIIFKALDLYYRKLERAKQAREYER, from the coding sequence ATGGCAAGCAGCGTGAGAAACATCAAGCTGGCCTCAGTCGATGACCTATTCTCCAGTGAAGCAGACAGGCAAGACGCGAAACACGAAAAAGTAATTGAGATTCCAATGGAAAAAATCAGCGAAAACCCGGACAACCCATTTCAGGTGCGGAACGATGAGGAAATGGCGAAAATGGTGGAGAGCGTAAAAGAATACGGCATTTTGAATCCCGCGCTTGTCCGTCCCAAACAAGACGGCGGTTATGAGCTTGTGGCAGGCCACCGCAGAAAATTTTCAGGGCTAAAAGCAGGATTGCAAACCCTTCCCTGTATCGTGCGAAACCTCACAGATGATGAAGCCGCGATTGCCATGGTGGATAGCAACTTGCAGCGTGAAAATATCCTGCCAAGTGAACGGGCAAAGGCATATAAGCTGAAATTGGAGGCAGTCAAAAGGCAAGGAGCACGGACGGATTTAACTTCGCCGCAAGTTGCGGCGAAGTTTCGCAGCGATGATTTAGTAGCGTCCGATGCAAAAATTAGCGGCGATACATTACAGCGATATATCCGCTTAACCGAACTGATCCCGCCATTGATGCAAATGGTAGATGATAAAAAGATCGCCCTTAACCCCGCCTATGAGTTGTCCTTTCTTCCTTTACCGTTGCAGGAAAATTTACTGGAAGTAATAGAACAGGAAGAAAGCACGCCGTCCCTCGCGCAAGCCCAGCGTCTAAAAAAGGCGGCGCAGGCTGGAAAGCTTGACCGAAACGGCATAGAGCTTGTATTGCAGGAGGAACGCCCGCAGGACTATAAGCTCACCATTGCGGGAGATAAGCTTAATAAATACTTCCCAAGAGATTACACGCCGAAACAAAAGGAGGAGATCATCTTCAAGGCGCTCGACCTGTATTACAGGAAACTGGAACGGGCGAAACAGGCGCGGGAATATGAACGGTAA